Part of the Cellulomonas taurus genome, GGTCAGCAGATAGGCGTAGGCCACCAGCGCTCGACCACGTTCGCGGGCCAGCGCCGCGATCACGTCGTCCCCTCGGTTCACCACACCATCCTTCCGATCCGCGCCCGTCATCAGCTGGGACGAACGGGCCGTCGAAAAGGTTGGGTGCGAGTCGGCTTCGTCCTACAGTGACGCTCTGCTCGGCAACGGGGCCGGGCTCGATCCGCCGTGGCACGCACCTCGGTGCGCCCCGGTGCGAGGGGGAACGATGGTCGATCTCGGCTCGGGAAGTCTGGTCATCGTCACGGTGGTCGCCGTGGTGGCCGTGGCAGCGCTGGTGATGGCGGTGGTCCTGCGACGGCAGGTGCTCGCCGCCGACGAGGGCACGGCGTCGATGCGGGAGATCGCCGCGGCGGTGCAGGAGGGTGCGCAGGCGTACCTGTCCCGGCAGCTGCGGACGCTGAGCGTGTTCGCGGTGGTGGTGCTGCTCCTGCTCCTGCTGCTGCCCGGTGACGCGAGCGTGAAGATCGGCCGCTGCGTCTTCTTCGTGCTGGGGGCGGCGTTCTCGGCGTCGATCGGGTATCTCGGGATGTGGTTGGCGACCCGGGCGAACGTCCGGGTGGCGGCGGCCGCGTCCAGGCCGGGTGGCCGGGCGGAGGGGGCCCGGATCGCGCTGCGCACCGGTGGTGTGGTCGGGATGAGCGTGGTCGGCCTCGGGCTGCTCGGTGCCGCCGGTGTGGTGCTGCTGTACCGGGGCGACGCACCGGCGGTGCTGGAGGGCTTCGGGTTCGGTGCGGCTCTGCTGGCGATGTTCATGCGGGTCGGCGGCGGCATCTTCACCAAGGCGGCAGATGTCGGCGCGGACCTGGTGGGCAAGGTGGAGCAGCACATCCCGGAGGACGACCCGCGCAACGCCGCCACGATCGCGGACAACGTGGGCGACAACGTCGGTGACTGCGCGGGGATGGCGGCCGACCTGTTCGAGTCCTACGCGGTGACGCTGGTGGCTGCGCTGATCCTGGGGCGGGCGGCGTTCGGGGAACACGGGTTGGTGTTCCCGCTGATCGTGACCGCCATCGGTGCTGTGGTGGCGGCGCTCGGGGTGGCGATCACCCGGGTGCGCGGCTCGGAGAGCGGCCTGACGGCGATCAACCGCGGCTTCGCCGTCGCGGCGGTGGCCGGTGCGGTGCTGGCCGGGATCGCGGCGCTGCTGTACCTGCCGTCGACCTTCGACGCCCTCGGCGGCAGCGCCGGTCTGGACGCCCACCCCGGCGACCCGCGGTGGGTGGCGGCGGGTGCTGTGCTGATCGGGGTGCTGCTGGCCGGGCTCATCCTGTGGGTGACCGGGTACTTCACCGGCACCGACTCCAAGCCGACGATCCATGTCGCCCGCACCACCCGGACCGGCGCCGCGACCGTGGTGCTCTCCGGGATCGGGGTCGGCTTCGAGTCGGCGGTCTACACCGCGGGGATCATCGCCGCCGCGATCTGCGGGGTGTTCCTCTTGGCCGGGGGGTCGATCGCGCTGTCGCTGTTCCTGGTGGCGCTGGCCGGTTGCGGGCTGCTGACCACCGTCGGCGTGATCGTCGCGATGGACACCTTCGGCCCGGTGAGCGACAACGCGCAGGGCATCGCGGAGATGTCCGGCGACGTCTCCGAGGAGGGCGCGCAGATCCTCACCGACCTGGATGCGGTGGGGAACACCACCAAGGCGGTCACCAAGGGGATCGCGATCGCCACCGCCGTGCTGGCCGCCACCGCGCTGTTCGGCTCCTACGCGGATGCGGTGAGCACCGCGATCTCCGGCCTCGACCTGGCGTCGGTGCCGGGCGACATCGTGCTGGCGATGACCGACTACCAGATCATCAGCCCGGTGACCCTGGTCGGTGTGATCCTCGGCGCCGCGACCGTCTTCCTGTTCAGCGGTCTGGCCATCGACGCGGTGACCCGGGCCGCCGGGGCGATCGTGCTGGAGGTGCGCCGCCAGTTCCGGGAGATGCCCGGCATCATGACCGGCGAGCAGCGCCCGGAGTACGGCCGGGTGGTCGACATCTGCACCCGCGACTCCCTGCGCGAACTCGCCACCCCCGGGCTGCTCGCCGCTTCGGCGCCGATCGCGGTCGGCTTCGGGCTCGGGGTCGGGCCGCTGGCCGGGTTCCTGGCCGGGGCGATCGGGTCCGGGGTGCTGATGGCGGTGTTCCTGGCGAATGCCGGTGGCGCCTGGGACAACGCGAAGAAGCTGGTCGAGGACGGTCGCTTCGGTGGCAAGGGCTCGCCGGAGCACGAGGCGGCGGTGATCGGCGACACCGTCGGTGACCCGTTCAAGGACACGGCCGGCCCGGCGATCAACCCGCTGATCAAGGTGATGAACCTGGTCGCGTTGCTGATCGCCCCCGCTGTCGTCACGATCAGCGTCGGCGAGGACGCGAACACGGTGCTGCGGCTGACGATCGCGCTGGCGGCGACCGCCGTGGCCTTCGGCGCGGTGATCATGTCGCGACTGCGCGCGGCTCGGGTGGATACCGCGGCGGAGGTGACGGGGGACTCGCTCGACTCGCGGGTGTGAGGCAGGCTGACGGCATGCGCCTCGCCCACGCCGTCGCCGGCCTCGTCCTGGTCGTTCCGCTCGCCGCCTGCTCCGGAGGGGGTGACGACGACGCGACGACCTTCTGCGAGCAGGGGGAGGCCACGCTGGCCCAGTTCGACGCGGTCGGGGCCCTCGGCGACGACCCGGCCGGGTTCGCCGACGCGATCACCGAGATCAGCAAGGGCTTCGCGGACGCCGACCCGCCCTCCGCGATCGCCGACGACTGGTCCACGATCAGCGCCGCCTTCGCCGACCTCGACCAGAAGCTGCAGGGCGTCGACCCGGACGACCAGGAGGCATTCGCCACCGCGTTGAACGACTTCTCCGAGCAGGCGAACTCCACCGCGCTCTCCGACGCGTCGGACCGGGTGTCGACCTACGTCTCCGAGAACTGCACCGAGTGACGATGCGCCTGCACCTGATCCGGCACGGCCAGACCCCGTCCAACCTGATCGGCGCCCTGGACACCGGCGACCCCGGACCGGCGCTGACCTCGGAGGGCGAACGGCAGGCGGCGGCGGTCGGCGCCGTGTTCGCCGACCAGCGCCTGGACGCGGTCTACGCCTCGCAGCTGACCCGTGCCCGGCAGACCGCCGCCGCCGTCGCCCAGCCGCACGGGCTGGAGGTGCTGATCCGACCCGGCCTGCGGGAGATCCTGGCCGGTGACCTGGAGATGCGCACCGACCGGGACTCGGTCACCCGCTACCTGGGCACGATGGTCGCCTGGGCCGCCGGTGACCTGGACGCCGTGATGCCCGGCGGTGAGTCCGGCCGCCAGACCCTGGCCCGCTTCGACGAGGTGGTGGCCGAGGTGGCGACGACCGGTGCCCAGGAGGTCGCGCTGGTCAGCCACGGCGCGATGCTCCGGTTCTGGGCCGTGCTGCGCGGCGAGAACCTGGATCCGGACACCGCCGCTGACCGCTGGCTGGACAACACCGGTGTGGTCTCCCTGGTGGGTGAACCGGGTGCCTGGCAGGTGACCCGGTGGCAGGAGGAGCTCATCCCGCACACCACCCCCGACGGCCCCACCGCCGAGCCGCTGCCCCGCTGAGCACGCGTCGCGCGCCCCAGCCCCGCGTTCCGGCGCCCGAGTTCGGCACTTCGCGCCCGAGTTCGGCACTTCTCCACCGCGCATCTGGCGCGAACTGCCGACCTCGGCACCGCGCCCGTGCAGCCCGGGCGTCGGGACCGCGCCCGTGCAGCCCGGGCGTCGGGACCGCGCCCGTCCAGCCGGGGCGTCGGCCCCGCAGCCCGGTGCGGGAGGATGGTCCGGTGGATCCCGACACGCTGACCGTTGACCCCGCGCTGATCGACGCCCTGCGCGCCGACCTCACCGCCGCCCAGTTCACCGTCGACGGCGTCGAGGACCTGCTCGGCCCGATGGCCGCCGCCGCCCTGCACCGCGAGGAGCCGCTCCCGGCTCTGCGCGCGACGGGGACCGCCAGCGACCCGCGCGCCGCGCTGGTGCGCACCTTCGTGCTCGGTGCCGACGTCGACGCCTCGGCGGTCGCCGCCGCACTGCCCACCCTCGGCCTGGACGGCGCAGCCCGGCTCGGCCTGGTCGACGCTGCCGGGGCGGACAGCCATGACCCGGTGCACGCCCGGGTGGACCTGCGCCCCTACCAGGCGGCCGACGGCGCCGGTCAGGTGGACTGGTGGATCGCCTCCGACCTGGGTGAGCTCGCCACCGGCGGCGCACTGCGCACCGACCACGTGCTCGGGGTCGGCGGCGCCTCGACCACCCTGGCGCAGGTGACAGTCCGCGATCACCGTGCCCGCACCCTCGACCTCGGCACCGGCTGCGGCATCCAGGCCCTGCACGCCTCCCGGCACAGCGACCGGGTGGTCGCCACCGACATCTCCACCCGGGCGCTCGACTTCGCCCGGTTCAACGCCGCCCTGGCCGGCACCACGCTGGACCTGCGCGCCGGGTCGATGCTGGAGCCGGTGGCCGGGGAGGTCTTCGACCTGGTGGTGTCCAACCCGCCCTTCGTCATCACCCCGCGCGGCCGGGACGACGTGCCGCAGTACGAGTACCGGGACGGTGGCCGGACCGGCGACGCGATCGTGCGCGAGCTGATCACCGGGGTCGGCGGCGTGCTGGCCCCCGGCGGTGTCGCCCAGCTGCTCGGCAACTGGGAGGTGCGCCGCGGCGACGACTGGCACGAGCGGGTCGGTGCCTGGCTGGACGAGTCGGGGCTCGACGGCTGGGTGGTGCAGCGCGAGATCCAGGACCCGGCGCAGTACGCGGAGACCTGGATCCGGGACGGCGGCACCTCCCCGGACCGCGACCCGGTGGGCTGGCGGGAGCGCTACGGCGCGTGGCTGGACGACTTCGCGCAGCGGGACGTCGAGGGGATCGGCTTCGGCATCGTGGTGCTGCACCGGCCGGTCGACGACCGACCCCGGCTGCGCCGTCTGGAGGAGATCACCGGCACCGTGCGCCAGCCGCTCGGCCCGGTCATCTCCGCCGCACTGGCCGCGCACGACCGCCAGGCGACCCTGGACGACGACGCGCTGTCAGCGCTGCACCTGCGGGTCGCCCCGGACGTCACCGAGGAGCGCTACCTGCGGCCCGGCGACACCGACCCGCAGATCGTCCTGCTGCGCCAGGGCGGCGGCTTCGGCCGGACCGTCCAGGTCGGCACCGCGCTGGCCGGGTTCGTCGGTGCCTGCGACGGGGAGCTGTCGGTCGGGCAGATCGTCGGGGCGCTGGGCGCGCTGCTCGGCGTCGGCGCGCAGGCGGTGGCCGCCGACGTGCTGCCGGAGGTGCGCGGCCTGCTCGCGGACGGTCTGCTGCTGACCTGATCCCGCAGCCACACCCCCACAGCTCGGCCACAGCCACCTGCTACGGCCGCCCCAGCAGCTCTCCCTAGCGTCGGATCAGCGGCGCGGGTCGGGTGCGTGTCCCCCGCGCACCGGACCGTCGTGAGGGAGAACATGCTGTCGCTGTGGAGGCGGACCCGCCTGTGGATGCGGATCGTGAGCGTGGGGGCCGTGGTCGTCGTCCTCGCCGGCGCGGGGGTGTACTGGTTCGGCCTGCGGGGTGGGCCGGCGACGGCTGACGCCGCGGCATCGGGCACCAGCACCGTCACCGCGAGCACCACCACCTTCGAGCAGTCGGTGTCGGCCACCGGCACCCTGACCCCGGCGGTGCAGGAGGACGTGTCGTTCGCGGTGTCCGGCACGGTGACGGCGGTGGATGTCGCCGCCGGTGACACGGTGACCGCGGGCCAGCGACTGGCGACGGTCGACACCCTGCAACTGAACGCCGACCTGTTGGCGGCGAAGGCCGACCTGGTCAGTGCGCAGGCGGACCTCTCGGACGCGCAGGCCGATTCGGACGGCACCAGCACCGCCCTGGCCCAGATCGCGTCACTGTCGGCCAAGGTCGACGTGGCACAGGCTGCCTACGACGAGGCCGAGGCGGATATGGCGGCTGCGACGCTGACCGCCCCGGTGTCCGGTCTGCTGACCGAGGTCAACATCGAGGTCGGGGACGCGGTGACCGGCTCCGGGTCGTCCGGCGGCACGGGGGGATCGTCCGGGGCGAGTGGCTCGTCGGGGTCCGGCAGCTCGGGTGGCTCGGCCGCGACCGGCATGAGCGGCTCGACCAGCTCCGGCAGCACCAGCTCCAGCGCCCAGTTCGTCATCATCGGCACCGACTCCTGGACGGTCGGCGTGACGGTCGACGAGACCGATGTGGCGCTGATCGCGGTCGGCGACCAGGTCGAGCTCACCGGCGACGCGGTGGACGACACGCTGTACGGCACGGTGAGCACGGTCGGACTGGTGTCCACCAGCACCGGGGGCGTCGCCGCCTACCCGGTCACGATCCAGGTCACCGGTTCACCGGAGGGCCTGCACGACGGCACGTCGGTCACCGCCGCGATCATCTACGAGCGGCGGACCGATGTCCTGGCGGTGCCCAGTGCGGCGGTCAGCACCGAGGACGGGCAGTCGGTGGTCACCCAGCTGGGTGCCGACGGCGAGCAGGTGAGCACCCCGGTCACCGTGGGGGAAACCTCCGGGACGATGGTCGAGATCACCGCGGGGCTGTCCGAGGGCGACGAGGTGCTGGTCACCACGTTCACGCCCGGTGCGGGAACCACCCAGGACGGGTCGGGCGATCAGCAACGGCAACAGCAGCAACCGGGCGAGATGCCCGACTTCAGTGGCGGGATGCCGGGCCAGATGGGTGGTCCGAACAATGGCTGAGCTGCTGCTGGACCACGACGCCCTCGACCAGGGCCGACCCGGCGACCCGGTGATCGAGCTGACCGGTGCACGGAAGACCTACCGCTCCGGCAGCATCGAGTTCGAAGCGCTGCGCGGCATCGACCTGCTGATCGGCCAGGGCGAGTACGTGGCGATCATGGGCCCCTCCGGCTCCGGCAAGTCGACGCTGATGAACATCATCGGGTGTCTGGACGTGCTCACCCAGGGCAG contains:
- a CDS encoding sodium-translocating pyrophosphatase; translated protein: MVDLGSGSLVIVTVVAVVAVAALVMAVVLRRQVLAADEGTASMREIAAAVQEGAQAYLSRQLRTLSVFAVVVLLLLLLLPGDASVKIGRCVFFVLGAAFSASIGYLGMWLATRANVRVAAAASRPGGRAEGARIALRTGGVVGMSVVGLGLLGAAGVVLLYRGDAPAVLEGFGFGAALLAMFMRVGGGIFTKAADVGADLVGKVEQHIPEDDPRNAATIADNVGDNVGDCAGMAADLFESYAVTLVAALILGRAAFGEHGLVFPLIVTAIGAVVAALGVAITRVRGSESGLTAINRGFAVAAVAGAVLAGIAALLYLPSTFDALGGSAGLDAHPGDPRWVAAGAVLIGVLLAGLILWVTGYFTGTDSKPTIHVARTTRTGAATVVLSGIGVGFESAVYTAGIIAAAICGVFLLAGGSIALSLFLVALAGCGLLTTVGVIVAMDTFGPVSDNAQGIAEMSGDVSEEGAQILTDLDAVGNTTKAVTKGIAIATAVLAATALFGSYADAVSTAISGLDLASVPGDIVLAMTDYQIISPVTLVGVILGAATVFLFSGLAIDAVTRAAGAIVLEVRRQFREMPGIMTGEQRPEYGRVVDICTRDSLRELATPGLLAASAPIAVGFGLGVGPLAGFLAGAIGSGVLMAVFLANAGGAWDNAKKLVEDGRFGGKGSPEHEAAVIGDTVGDPFKDTAGPAINPLIKVMNLVALLIAPAVVTISVGEDANTVLRLTIALAATAVAFGAVIMSRLRAARVDTAAEVTGDSLDSRV
- a CDS encoding histidine phosphatase family protein — encoded protein: MRLHLIRHGQTPSNLIGALDTGDPGPALTSEGERQAAAVGAVFADQRLDAVYASQLTRARQTAAAVAQPHGLEVLIRPGLREILAGDLEMRTDRDSVTRYLGTMVAWAAGDLDAVMPGGESGRQTLARFDEVVAEVATTGAQEVALVSHGAMLRFWAVLRGENLDPDTAADRWLDNTGVVSLVGEPGAWQVTRWQEELIPHTTPDGPTAEPLPR
- a CDS encoding DUF7059 domain-containing protein — encoded protein: MDPDTLTVDPALIDALRADLTAAQFTVDGVEDLLGPMAAAALHREEPLPALRATGTASDPRAALVRTFVLGADVDASAVAAALPTLGLDGAARLGLVDAAGADSHDPVHARVDLRPYQAADGAGQVDWWIASDLGELATGGALRTDHVLGVGGASTTLAQVTVRDHRARTLDLGTGCGIQALHASRHSDRVVATDISTRALDFARFNAALAGTTLDLRAGSMLEPVAGEVFDLVVSNPPFVITPRGRDDVPQYEYRDGGRTGDAIVRELITGVGGVLAPGGVAQLLGNWEVRRGDDWHERVGAWLDESGLDGWVVQREIQDPAQYAETWIRDGGTSPDRDPVGWRERYGAWLDDFAQRDVEGIGFGIVVLHRPVDDRPRLRRLEEITGTVRQPLGPVISAALAAHDRQATLDDDALSALHLRVAPDVTEERYLRPGDTDPQIVLLRQGGGFGRTVQVGTALAGFVGACDGELSVGQIVGALGALLGVGAQAVAADVLPEVRGLLADGLLLT
- a CDS encoding efflux RND transporter periplasmic adaptor subunit yields the protein MRENMLSLWRRTRLWMRIVSVGAVVVVLAGAGVYWFGLRGGPATADAAASGTSTVTASTTTFEQSVSATGTLTPAVQEDVSFAVSGTVTAVDVAAGDTVTAGQRLATVDTLQLNADLLAAKADLVSAQADLSDAQADSDGTSTALAQIASLSAKVDVAQAAYDEAEADMAAATLTAPVSGLLTEVNIEVGDAVTGSGSSGGTGGSSGASGSSGSGSSGGSAATGMSGSTSSGSTSSSAQFVIIGTDSWTVGVTVDETDVALIAVGDQVELTGDAVDDTLYGTVSTVGLVSTSTGGVAAYPVTIQVTGSPEGLHDGTSVTAAIIYERRTDVLAVPSAAVSTEDGQSVVTQLGADGEQVSTPVTVGETSGTMVEITAGLSEGDEVLVTTFTPGAGTTQDGSGDQQRQQQQPGEMPDFSGGMPGQMGGPNNG